The Corallococcus caeni genome includes a region encoding these proteins:
- a CDS encoding ATP-binding response regulator, with protein MNSSEQQDPKGTRPAITVLNVNDDPATLYLLSLTLRQGGYQVLEATGGREALRLAQGLPDLVLLDVHMPDIDGYEVCRRLRADEATHDLLIAHLSSVSVRREDRVRGLAQGADAYWTRPLAEDELLANIEALLRLQARARDAVRARDRFLRVAGHELRTPLTVLRLNLERAVEMIQGDAEAGGAMQKRLAPAVRQLTRLQGLVESLADVSRLSEQEVTLLVDTVDFSQLVREQVERFQVPAHSANVALDVELPDTPVLLFGDRRMLEQAVGHLLSNAVKFGEDRPAKARLSTHEGHAVLAVEDQGVGIAPQDQARIFRRFERVPSGGRFEGLGLGLYLAREIAAAHDGTLTVKSALGQGACFELRLPLHRTQRY; from the coding sequence GTGAACTCCTCCGAACAACAAGATCCCAAGGGGACCCGTCCCGCCATCACGGTCCTCAACGTCAACGACGACCCGGCGACGCTGTACCTGCTGAGCCTCACGCTGCGGCAGGGGGGCTACCAGGTGCTCGAGGCCACGGGAGGGCGCGAAGCGCTGCGGCTGGCCCAGGGGCTGCCCGACCTGGTGTTGCTGGACGTGCACATGCCGGACATCGACGGCTACGAGGTGTGCCGCCGCCTGCGCGCGGACGAGGCCACGCACGACCTGCTCATCGCCCACCTGTCGTCCGTGTCCGTGCGGCGCGAGGACCGCGTGCGGGGCCTGGCCCAGGGCGCGGACGCGTACTGGACGCGGCCCCTGGCGGAGGACGAGCTGCTCGCGAACATCGAAGCGCTCCTGCGCCTTCAAGCCCGCGCCCGGGACGCCGTGCGCGCGCGCGACCGCTTCCTGCGCGTCGCCGGGCACGAGCTGAGGACGCCCCTCACCGTGCTCCGCCTCAACCTGGAGCGCGCGGTGGAGATGATCCAGGGCGACGCGGAGGCGGGCGGCGCCATGCAGAAGCGCCTGGCCCCGGCGGTGCGCCAGCTCACCCGGCTGCAGGGCCTGGTGGAGAGCCTGGCGGACGTGTCGCGCCTGTCCGAACAGGAGGTGACGCTGCTGGTGGACACGGTGGACTTCTCCCAGCTGGTGCGCGAACAGGTGGAGCGCTTCCAGGTCCCGGCCCACAGCGCGAACGTGGCCCTGGACGTGGAGCTGCCCGACACGCCCGTCCTGCTCTTTGGCGACCGGCGCATGCTGGAGCAGGCCGTGGGCCACCTGTTGTCCAACGCCGTCAAGTTCGGCGAGGACCGGCCCGCGAAGGCGCGCCTGTCCACGCACGAGGGCCACGCGGTGCTCGCGGTGGAGGACCAGGGCGTGGGCATCGCGCCGCAGGACCAGGCGCGCATCTTCCGCCGCTTCGAGCGCGTGCCCTCCGGCGGCCGGTTCGAGGGCCTGGGCCTGGGGCTCTACCTGGCCCGGGAGATCGCCGCCGCGCACGACGGCACGCTGACCGTGAAGAGCGCCCTGGGCCAGGGCGCGTGTTTCGAGCTGAGGCTCCCCTTGCATCGCACCCAGCGGTACTGA